In Candidatus Sulfotelmatobacter sp., the DNA window GCCGGTACCAGAGCGTGAGCGGTCAGCGTCATTCCGCGGCGCTCGAAACCGGCGAGCAGCCCGGGCAGATCGAATCTCTGCTGGTGCTCGATCCGCTTCCTGAGCTTGAACATCGCGTACTTGGCGAAGTAGCCGGCAAAGCGATAGAGCCGGTCGTCGAACGATGCGGCGCGCGGCACCGACAGATAGAGAGTGCCTCCCCGCCGGGTCACGCGCACCAGCTCGTCGCAGCAGCGTTCGAGAGCAGTCACGTGCTCGAGCACATAGTGACAGACGGTGAGATCGAACTGCTCGTCGCGCAACGGCAATTGCGCGAGGTCGGCGCGAAACACGCGGACCTTCGCCGAACGCGGGGGAGGTCCGGGCGGGAACTTGACGTCGAACGCGGTGATCTCGAGATCGTCGCGTAGCGCGTAGTCCCACGAGCCGGGCCCGCAGCCCGAGTCGAGCACGCGCGCGCCCGGGACCTGCGCCGCGATCACCTCGCGCAGGAAGAGCGGCGGATCGAAAGGGCCGCGGTTCGGCTTACGCACCCAGTCGCTCAACCGCGAACCTCCCGGGTGGCGCGCGCCGCGAACTCGGCGGCCGGACGACCCATCGCCGCGTCCCGGAGCGCTCGTGGGATTGCGAGCGCGGCCGCCGGCTGGCCACGCGCGGCGAGCCACGCACCCAGCAATCCCTGTTGCGCGAGAAACGCGGGCAGCCAGGTCAGGCGTGCGAGGCCGTGCGCGTGCCGGGAGAACAGGGTGAGATTCGCGCGCAGCCGCTGGTAGATCTTCCACGGACTTTGATTCCCGCTCGACGCCGACACCTTGTGCCACAGCCGCGCGGTCGGCACGAACAGCAATCGCAAGCCAGCTTCCCGGGCGCGCAGCGACCAGTCGGCGTCCTCGGCGTAGATGAAGTAGCGCTCGTCGAGCAGCCCGACGCGAATCCAGGTTTCCCGACCGGCGAGCAGGCAACAGCCGGTGAGGTAGCCGGTGGGTTCGACCGCGCGGTACTGGCCGCGATCGCGAGCGCGAAGGCCGCGGTGCGCGCCGAAGCCGAGCGCCGGCACGAGCCATCCCCCCGCGTACCAGATGCGGTCGGAGGGCGCCGCGAAGTAGATGAGCGGCGCGGCCGCGCCGGCGGTCGGATCCTGTTCGAGCGCGAGCAGCAGATGCTCGATCAGGCCCGGGTCGGCTTCGGTATCGTTGTTGAGCAGCATCACCGCGTCGGCGCCGGCCGCCAGCGCGCGCCGCAGGCCCTCGTTGTTCCCGCCCGCGAACCGGCGGTTCTCCCCCAGCGCCACGGTCTCGACGTCCGGAAACTCGGCGGCGAGGCTGGCCGCCGATCCGTCGCTCGACCCGTTGTCCACCACCATGACGCGGTGTCGCCAGCCCTCCGGCAGGCGGCAACGCTCGAGCGTCGGCAGCAGGACTCGCGTGTCGGCGAGCCCGTTCCAGTTGAGCACCACCGTGACCAGGGATCTCACCCGCCGCGCGCCTCGGCGTGGCAGGCGGTAGCCGCGCGCCCACCGGCCCACGCCGCGAGCGCGATCAGAAGGGCGAGCGCCAAAGCGAGCGGCAGCGCGGGCACACCTGCGTAGCGCGCGTACAGCCACCACACGTCGATCCCATGCAGCAGCGCGCGCTGCTCGTCGGGGCTGATGCCGAGCCGCGGATCCACGGCGCCGCCCCCGGTGATCACCGGCAGCTCGCCGCGCAGGTGTTCACCGGCGTTGCGTGCCAGCATCTTCCAGTGGCCGGCGATCGGCGAGAATCGTGGATTGAAATGGCTGTCGCTCATGAATCGGGGATCCTCGAGCGGTAGCCGGTACGGATAGTCGCCGGCCTCGCGCATCTGCGCACCAAAGTAGATGAACACTCCGCCGATCTGGACCGCGAGCCCGAGCGCGGCGAGCACCCACGCCCAGCGCTTCATGGCACGGCTCGCGCCATCGAGCGCGAACGCCACCGCCACGAATGCGAGCGGAAGCAGGGGGACCAGGTAACGCGGCCCGAATGAGCCGTCGCCCGCCCAGTGCTCGAACCTGGAGTAGATCAGGAGACCGACGATCCAGCTCGTGACGATTGCGGTCGCGGCGCCGCGCGCTCCGACCGCCCGCGGATTCCGATCGCCGCCCGCCCGGCGCGTCATGCGCGCGAGGCCAGGCACCGCCAGCACGATGGCCGGCGCGAACCAGACGACGCCCTTGCCGCTGGACAAGAGCAGGCCGTAGAGCCCGACCAGCATCGGCGTACGGAATGCCGCCGGCGATACCTGAGCGCCATAGCCGGTTTCAAGCGGCGTGCCGAAGCGCGCGACGTTGTAGACCAGCTGCCCCGCCAGCGCGAGCGCCAGCGCGCCCAGCACCCACGCGAGCCCCGGCACGCGCGCGCCGTCACTGCGGCGAAACAGCAGCGGGAGAAGCGCCGGAATCACCAGCGCGATCAGGACCAGCTTGGCGGATACGGCCAGGAACGCGCCGAGCGCCGCGAGGCGCACCGCGCGCGCATCCCCCGTCAGTGCGCTTGCCGAGCCGCTCAGCGCGAGCAGCATGCCGAGCGCCTCCATCGGCTCGGCCATGAAGCTCTTGGCGTAGACCCAGGTCGGGGTGGTGAAGCCGAGCAGCAGGGCGGCGGCAAGGCTCGCGCCCGCCGAGACGCCGAGCGCGCGCACGCCGGCGTAGAACGCGCCGAGCATCGCCGCGGTCAGAATCGCGTTGAAGAACGAGGCCACGAAGCGCGCGGCGAGCACGCGCCTTTCCGGCGGAAGTCCCGAAGCGCGGGCGGCCGTCTCTCCGGCCGCGACCAGGGGCAGCGCCA includes these proteins:
- a CDS encoding class I SAM-dependent methyltransferase — protein: MRKPNRGPFDPPLFLREVIAAQVPGARVLDSGCGPGSWDYALRDDLEITAFDVKFPPGPPPRSAKVRVFRADLAQLPLRDEQFDLTVCHYVLEHVTALERCCDELVRVTRRGGTLYLSVPRAASFDDRLYRFAGYFAKYAMFKLRKRIEHQQRFDLPGLLAGFERRGMTLTAHALVPAGFSWMNDPRTKSLQGPFTDALAALHRATGVDLARDANFVLTL
- a CDS encoding glycosyltransferase family 2 protein, whose product is MRSLVTVVLNWNGLADTRVLLPTLERCRLPEGWRHRVMVVDNGSSDGSAASLAAEFPDVETVALGENRRFAGGNNEGLRRALAAGADAVMLLNNDTEADPGLIEHLLLALEQDPTAGAAAPLIYFAAPSDRIWYAGGWLVPALGFGAHRGLRARDRGQYRAVEPTGYLTGCCLLAGRETWIRVGLLDERYFIYAEDADWSLRAREAGLRLLFVPTARLWHKVSASSGNQSPWKIYQRLRANLTLFSRHAHGLARLTWLPAFLAQQGLLGAWLAARGQPAAALAIPRALRDAAMGRPAAEFAARATREVRG